The Pyrodictium delaneyi genome contains a region encoding:
- the prf1 gene encoding peptide chain release factor aRF-1 — protein sequence MQDAQKLTVDKRMLKQIIKELKKWKAPATVLLSLYIPPGRPISDVASLLRTEYSITDNIKLKRTRDAVQRALSAAMDRLSRIQKLPPNGLVLFCGEDMETRDFICLMFSPPEPVPVFFYRTDKWFHTEFLEEMVEHEETFGLVIVERDQATIGLLKGSRIQVLEEMEGYVPGKHHKGGQSQRRFDRQIEQFVKGFYREVAEAMNKHFLPLIQKNVLKAIIIGGPGYAKQDFLEEAKDFLDYRVRQKIAKETIDVAYQGEAGLRELVIKASDVITKNKYAELVKAIEEFKLHLAKDDGLAVYGDKMVKQALQMGALKFIILDENRDDADALADEAKKYSTQVYFLSGDIPEAEWIRKTFKGLVGVLRFRLT from the coding sequence ATGCAGGATGCCCAGAAGCTCACCGTGGATAAGAGGATGCTAAAACAGATAATAAAGGAGCTCAAGAAGTGGAAGGCACCAGCCACTGTACTTCTGAGCCTCTACATACCGCCAGGGAGGCCAATAAGCGACGTAGCTAGCCTCCTTCGCACAGAGTATTCAATAACAGACAACATTAAGCTGAAGAGGACCCGCGACGCCGTACAGCGTGCACTTTCAGCCGCCATGGATCGACTGAGCCGTATACAGAAGCTTCCACCCAACGGCCTCGTACTATTCTGTGGCGAGGACATGGAAACGCGAGACTTCATCTGCCTAATGTTCTCACCACCAGAACCAGTACCAGTATTCTTCTACCGTACAGACAAGTGGTTCCATACAGAATTTCTCGAAGAGATGGTAGAGCACGAGGAGACGTTCGGGCTAGTAATCGTCGAGAGGGACCAAGCCACTATAGGCTTGCTAAAGGGCAGCAGGATACAAGTACTAGAAGAGATGGAGGGTTACGTGCCAGGCAAACACCATAAGGGCGGCCAGAGCCAGAGACGTTTCGACCGCCAAATAGAGCAGTTCGTCAAGGGCTTCTACCGTGAAGTAGCAGAAGCTATGAATAAGCACTTTCTACCACTCATACAGAAGAACGTGCTGAAAGCCATAATAATTGGCGGGCCTGGCTATGCTAAGCAAGACTTCCTCGAAGAGGCAAAGGACTTCCTAGACTACCGCGTAAGACAGAAGATAGCCAAGGAGACTATCGACGTAGCATATCAGGGCGAGGCCGGTCTCCGCGAGTTAGTCATAAAGGCCTCTGATGTAATAACTAAGAACAAGTATGCAGAGCTTGTAAAAGCTATTGAAGAGTTTAAGCTGCACCTAGCTAAGGATGACGGGCTAGCCGTCTATGGTGACAAGATGGTGAAGCAAGCCCTACAGATGGGTGCTTTAAAGTTCATAATTCTCGATGAGAACAGGGATGACGCAGATGCGCTAGCCGATGAAGCCAAGAAGTATAGTACACAAGTATACTTCCTTAGCGGCGATATACCTGAAGCAGAGTGGATACGAAAAACCTTCAAGGGTCTTGTAGGTGTGCTCCGTTTCAGACTCACTTAA
- a CDS encoding Nre family DNA repair protein, whose amino-acid sequence MGRRIPPQLCARCKGYKKLCGLSTCPILEKFRLQAAAVSRLQRGREVEGATPPSIVVGEAGYPRVPILFNIPPETYGEDAHLYDAPEVWRETRPSLRELLRLRSGLVASLTRLDARNPWRLYEKEFSLAAVSERAVESRAVLAKPPLPSLRFDGILAPQGPTAPAERIDVEGSPKPPRRLEKLIWDDAKSSDAIIELYQSGLDIYLLIRALSLGLLGRLRSRRLVPTRWAITAVDQTISNKLLHEVRTYDTINYVEVYHGGYLGNYFTVILIPGSYEAEMIEVWHPLTPWTRVTSRPVSFRIVEYPSLRIEPLDGGYIAARLAVAEHLYRRRRQAKVLIVREITRDYYAPVGNWHIRETVRRILSSKPIATLDDVDSAIPIVEKLAKSREAAVEARNSRLLRKIRSSATLDMFLKR is encoded by the coding sequence TTGGGTCGCCGTATACCACCACAACTATGCGCCCGGTGTAAGGGCTACAAGAAGCTCTGTGGTCTATCTACCTGCCCAATCCTAGAGAAGTTTAGACTCCAAGCAGCAGCGGTATCGAGGTTGCAAAGAGGTCGCGAGGTCGAGGGTGCTACCCCGCCTAGCATAGTTGTGGGTGAGGCTGGGTACCCGCGGGTCCCAATACTATTCAACATCCCTCCGGAGACCTACGGAGAAGATGCCCATCTCTACGATGCTCCTGAGGTATGGAGGGAGACTCGGCCCAGTCTAAGAGAGCTGCTTAGGCTACGCTCAGGTCTAGTAGCTTCTCTTACAAGGCTCGATGCACGGAACCCCTGGAGGCTCTATGAGAAAGAGTTCTCCCTTGCAGCTGTATCGGAGAGAGCCGTAGAGAGCCGGGCCGTACTCGCCAAGCCTCCGCTGCCGAGTCTCCGGTTCGACGGCATCCTAGCACCTCAAGGGCCCACCGCTCCGGCAGAGAGAATAGACGTGGAGGGCTCACCAAAACCCCCTAGGAGACTCGAGAAGCTCATATGGGACGATGCAAAGAGTAGCGACGCAATAATAGAACTCTACCAGAGTGGTCTAGACATATATTTACTTATTAGGGCGTTATCTCTGGGACTACTGGGTAGGCTCCGGAGCCGGAGACTCGTTCCGACACGCTGGGCCATAACGGCAGTGGACCAGACTATATCCAATAAGCTCTTACACGAAGTTAGAACTTACGACACTATCAACTATGTCGAGGTTTACCATGGCGGTTATCTTGGCAATTACTTCACCGTCATATTGATTCCAGGGAGCTATGAAGCAGAAATGATAGAGGTTTGGCACCCGCTCACACCTTGGACTCGCGTCACCAGTCGTCCTGTATCGTTCCGTATAGTGGAGTATCCTAGCCTTCGCATCGAGCCACTTGATGGAGGCTATATAGCTGCTAGGCTCGCCGTGGCAGAGCATCTCTACCGCCGCAGAAGACAAGCCAAGGTACTCATAGTGAGAGAGATTACTAGAGACTACTATGCTCCAGTCGGTAACTGGCATATTCGCGAAACAGTCCGGAGAATACTGTCATCAAAACCAATAGCTACGTTAGATGATGTAGACTCGGCCATACCCATAGTGGAGAAGCTGGCAAAATCGAGAGAGGCTGCTGTCGAGGCTAGGAATAGCCGGCTTCTAAGGAAGATACGGTCCTCTGCCACTCTAGACATGTTTCTGAAGAGGTAA
- a CDS encoding transcriptional regulator codes for MEKLDLSNVPLRPTSKREIKLLETALIVGTLYRPDIMELIKDPLEKATWLDSLAVAAAALAREKAGYTVSQIAEELGRSETTIRAHLSGKTKAGKIVRETYEKIARGELELTIPFISSEAQELREELERLRHENEKLKREIEKCQDVEAVRKQLEEIRQEIEKLEAEKRELETRLEECSEKTRLLDEVRKIVCSSE; via the coding sequence TTGGAGAAGCTCGATTTATCAAACGTACCGCTTAGGCCTACTTCGAAGAGAGAGATCAAGCTTCTTGAGACAGCACTCATAGTAGGAACGCTCTATCGCCCAGACATAATGGAACTGATAAAGGACCCATTAGAGAAGGCTACGTGGCTAGACAGCCTTGCTGTAGCTGCTGCAGCGCTAGCAAGGGAGAAAGCTGGCTACACCGTGAGCCAGATCGCAGAGGAGCTGGGCCGCAGCGAGACTACAATACGTGCACACTTAAGCGGCAAAACAAAGGCCGGCAAAATTGTCCGCGAAACTTACGAGAAGATTGCAAGAGGCGAACTAGAGCTAACTATACCATTCATATCCAGCGAGGCCCAGGAGCTACGCGAAGAGCTAGAAAGACTTAGACACGAGAATGAGAAACTTAAGCGCGAGATAGAAAAGTGCCAAGATGTCGAGGCTGTTAGGAAGCAGTTAGAGGAGATACGACAAGAAATAGAGAAGTTAGAGGCTGAAAAGAGAGAGCTAGAGACACGCCTAGAGGAGTGCAGCGAGAAGACCAGGCTGCTCGATGAAGTTCGCAAGATAGTCTGTAGCTCCGAGTAA